The following proteins are encoded in a genomic region of Sparus aurata chromosome 23, fSpaAur1.1, whole genome shotgun sequence:
- the LOC115575643 gene encoding uncharacterized protein LOC115575643: protein MVKLSDPSLHPDPHQKGMGSICYQPTVEPQGVIDSVPSGDKQQRQELQEALCRYTTGTLTYINTVRGFCEGISSWKDVRTKDLSKLEEIKDKADKVELSFSHVTQSKSKKKGMWEYVKNTVTSEYDDSRRAELQRELAAVLEVILKGLKKLDHFLEAVEKLAVTSLHVFMEENQVIHLPKGISLEHVQVVIIAARLICPLLLEFKRDASDFFLPKLQIVEVLSDQLHNYIETTRMICEDLEKSSFNCLHFSQRLQMTKKHLADLGGNLAEDDIQRIVCHINQHFELRMDQNFRLVFLFQDVSHSGFIDKFKERRPRMQQFLTDLEERAVQLDRMNKGAKISRVTGSSVGAAGGVISIVGLALIPVTAGASLGLTIGGAALGVTSALNTIVTTAIVLEVKCRKKNKASKVFKRFTKDFQSLQGCLEKVIHKQITKMEADKMDVLAEIHKVLKKVKVIRKSIASIVDAGSALKLLNGAGRAVVEEGTALSNVPRAAVKGTLALSKSARAGFIALNALFLGMDIFFICKDSYSLSKGSETEVSQFIRARAALWSSEMDSWKKIHDSLCEGQKTSEEHRAVLDETFYPERAIKKN from the exons ATGGTGAAACTGTCTGATCCCTCCCTTCATccggatccacaccaaaagggAATGGGGTCTATTTG CTATCAGCCTACAGTAGAGCCACAGGGAGTCATTGACAGTGTGCCAAGTGGAGACAAACAGCAAAG ACAGGAACTACAGGAGGCTTTGTGCCGATACACCACAGGTACCCTCACCTACATTAACACAGTGAGAGGATTCTGTGAGGGGATCTCGTCATGGAAGGATGTAAGGACGAAAGACTTGAGCAAGCTGGAGGAAATCAAAGACAAAGCTGACAAAGTTGAACTGAGCTTTAGCCATGTTACGCAGTCCAAAAGCAAAAAGAAAGGTATGTGGGAATATGTAAAGAACACAGTGACCTCTGAGTATGACGACAGCAGgcgtgcagagctgcagagggagCTGGCTGCTGTGTTGGAGGTCATTCTAAAAGGTCTGAAGAAGCTCGACCACTTCCTGGAGGCAGTGGAGAAGCTGGCGGTCACCTCACTTCATGTGTTCATGGAGGAGAACCAGGTGATACACCTGCCCAAAGGGATCAGCCTTGAACATGTTCAGGTTGTCATCATCGCTGCACGACTAAtctgccctctcctcctcgaGTTTAAAAGAGATGCAAGTGACTTCTTCCTCCCCAAACTTCAGATTGTGGAAGTGCTGTCAGACCAGCTGCACAATTACATAGAGACCACCCGGATGATCTGTGAGGATTTGGAGAAAAG CAGCTTTAATTGTTTGCATTTCAGTCAGCGCCTCCAGATGACTAAAAAACATCTGGCAGACCTCGGAGGGAATCTGGCTGAAGATGACATACAAAGAATTGTTTGTCACATTAATCAGCATTTTGAATTAAG GATGGACCAGAACTTCCGACTGGTGTTCTTGTTCCAGGATGTTTCACATTCTGGCTTCATCGATAAGTTCAAAGAGCGACGACCCAGGATGCAGCAGTTTCTAACAGACCTGGAGGAGAGGGCTGTTCAACTAGACAGGATGAATAAGGGGGCAAAGATCTCCAGAGTGACAGGAAGCTCAGTGGGGGCAGCTGGAGGTGTGATTTCCATTGTTGGTTTGGCATTAATTCCTGTAACAGCAGGAGCGTCTCTAGGTCTGACAATAGGTGGGGCAGCACTGGGAGTGACCAGCGCATTAAACACTATTGTCACCACCGCCATAGTGCTTGAGGTTaagtgtagaaaaaaaaacaaagccagcAAAGTCTTCAAGAGATTCACAAAAGATTTTCAGAGTCTTCAGGGTTGTCTGGAGAAGGtcatacacaaacaaatcacTAAAATGGAGGCAGATAAGATGGATGTGCTTGCAGAAATACACAAAGTGCTAAAAAAAGTCAAGGTAATCAGGAAAAGTATTGCTTCCATTGTTGATGCTGGATCTGCTTTGAAGTTGTTGAATGGAGCTGGCAGAGCAGTAGTGGAGGAAGGTACTGCATTAAGTAACGTGCCCAGGGCGGCAGTCAAAGGGACTCTTGCCCTTTCTAAGTCAGCCAGAGCAGGTTTCATTGCACTAAATGCTCTTTTCCTAGGCATGGATATTTTCTTCATCTGTAAGGATAGCTACAGTCTGTCCAAAGGCAGCGAGACTGAAGTCTCACAGTTCATCAGAGCCAGAGCTGCACTTTGGAGCTCAGAGATGGACTCATGGAAGAAGATCCATGACTCCCTGTGTGAAGGTCAGAAGACATCAGAGGAACACCGAGCCGTCCTGGATGAGACATTTTATCCAGAGAGGGCAATCAAGAAGAATTAA